CtctaatggggcgacccatttccacCGTCCGCGTCCATTTGGGTTGGCGCGGACAAAAGtgacggcccaacgcgccgacccaaactcaaATCGTATCCGCCCAGCGTCCGCACCGACCCATTTCCGGCGCAAAATTGCGCCTGGAATGCATCGGCGCAGATGTGAAGCGGACGCGCCGCGCGTCTCCTCGCCGTCCGCCGCGTCCCCACCTGGCGGCGGTCCAACTACGACGGTCAACATAATTTATGACAACCGCCCAccttgggcccacgcgtcagcgaaggcggtcgtccttttttaagccggGCGTGCGGCGGGCCGCCCTCATCCACTACCACTCGTCCCCCGTCCCCATCTGGACACCCCTGCCCCCACGCCGGCGACAACCCTCGCCACCGCTAGCATGGGTTTCTTCTCCGGCATCGGTAGCAACCGCAAGGGCAAAGCCCCCGCCCGCCATTCCCCCTCCCTCCCTGTCCTCCCCGCGTCGGCGCGCGCTCCCCGTCAGAGGCAGCGCATCAACGTGCCGTTGCACCAGGCCGAGTGGCATTGGCACCACCGCGTGCCTCTGTCGTACCCGCATGTGACGCTGCCGCATGACTAGCATTTGGTTCCggagaggatcccagtgccggcggcgccgcggATGGCGAGGGCCCatgcggaggaggtgcggcgccggcgggTGTTGCTGACGTCGGAGCAGCGCGTCGACCCGCACTTCGCCGTCGACTCGCCCAACTGGGCTTgatggttcgccttcgagcacgaggaggcgaggcgacgcggCGTCCGCGGCGTCGACCACAGCCTgtcgccgcccgcgctcgtcgtcCGCGATGAGGACCAGGAGGCCGAGGCCGCCTACCAGGCGACCATCaaggagagccaggaggaggagcggtggagggAGGCAGACGAGGCGGCTTTCGAGGATGCCATGGCAGAGGCCATGGCCCTCTCCGTGGCGGGCGATTGCGTCGTGCCGGCGGTGGCCCCGCCGTCCCCGCCCAAAGCAGAGCCGGAGGAGCCGGCCTACCtcgagcgctactcctggaccGGAGTAGTGCGCGAGTGGGTCAGCGCTCCGTCGATCTGGCTCGGGGCgatggagaagcaggaggtggcctacCTCGACCACTGGCGTCGCGTTCGGCTggccgaggagcgccgggagggcgAGCGCCTGCAGATGCTCGAGCGCGAGGccgaagaggaggcgcgccaggcccaGGCAACAGCGGCGCAAGCAGCGGCGGCAAAGCCTGACATCACCGCCGTCTGGAACATGGCGTTCCCCTGGGCCAGCCCTGCGCCGACGTTGATCGACCTCACCGGTCCCGACGCATCCGCCGCCGACGACGAGGACGCCTAGGGCAGCGTGTCGTCTAGTTTTTAGTGTTTTAATTAATGTAGTGTGGACTTTCGCCAGCCTTCATAGCCGGCTTTTATGTTTAATTAAATGCATGTATTTATTTTCAAAATGCTTGCAATACTTTTTTTTTAGCGCGCCGACGAAATGGGTTGGGCCAGCGTTGGGCGCTCGCGCCGATCCAAATACAACGCCGGACATTAATGTCTGCCGggtcgacccaaacggacaaagagCGGACAAAAAGCACCGTCCGTTTAGGTCGGCCCGTTAAAGTTGCTCTTAGGATTTTCATGATCCATGTGCGTGGTGGTCACGTGCGCAATTGCGCTGCAATACTTGACGATGGAGCATGAGATCGTGTACCATCGATGGTTAGCAACTTCACATTTTGATCATGGATTACGTGCAAGTTTGTAAGGTGCGAAGTGATTTTGGTCATGAAACCGAGGATGCACATTCTGCCAAAACACTGCGCGGCTGCGCCCCTTGCTTTATGGCCAGTTTGCGAGGAAGACAAGTCTGCCGACATGTAGGACATTTGGATGAGAGGaaactttttctctttttttttttttgaggaatggaTGAGAAGAAACTTTGGGACAAGATGTTCAAGGACGCCGTTGGTGCGAAGGTGACAGTTGTCCTGTGCGACGCATAGCATGGCATATATATTACTGTTGTGTGCCGTACGCGGTCCGTCGGTGTACCTAGCGAGCGATCCACTAGTTGTAGTTGACGACGGACGGACCACCACTAGTTGCACGCATGGTGTACGCATCGTGGATCTACCTACCGGCCGGCTACCTCTACATAGTTGTAGGAGTACTCTATCTATGATAGTAGGGCGCGCCGCTTGGTAGGTATGGCAGGGTCAGTCAGTGAGTCCATCGGCATCCCATGCGTACGAGTATTCACGTAGGGTAGGGTAGGGTAGGGTACACCGACCTGCATGTTCTCCTGTCCGTGATTCAATTGCATCGAGACAAGGCTCTCCACTCCACATCCACTCAATGCGATCGATGTGAGGCTGCATctgcatgtgtgtgtgcgcgcttCCCTTGCCGTCGGTCGTTCGGTCCCTACAAATGTATGTCATGTAtgggcagtggcggagcttgggatAAAATCATGGGGGGGCATTGGCTAGGAGGGGCAAACAAAATCACAATATGCTGATTTTTAGTGGAAAACTGGATCAAATACATAGGTATGCATGCAAAAAAATTCTTTGAGCTGGGGGGGCCACCGCCCAGGTTGGCCCCCATGAAGCTCCGCCACTGTGTATGGGACTGAGAACCAGATAGTCCATCCATCGGATCCAAAACGGATAGCTCAGATCAAGCATAATTAAGATGCACACAGTCAAACAAGGTCGGTCCTTTTAcataaatgaaaaataaaaaaatacaaagATTTTATTtttaagaggtatcttcatctttCAGATCTTTTTGTTGTTATCAACTAGCACATCATACTGGATTAACACTCTATACGTAGACTTCACTAAGAATTGCCCATTTTCATGGAGGTTTCATCGAAATACATCTGACCCATGTGAGAATTGCACCATGGACAACCGCTGAAACAGGATGTTTTAGGATTGGAGCACAATGTTGTATAGAGCTGGATATTGTTCCTGGAGTGTGGCATTTCCTAGCCACttgtcctcccagaatctaatttaCGAGCCGTCCTTAATCAAAAAAAGAATAAATAGTTGAAAAATATTTCTTCATAGCCATTAGACCCGTCCCAAATGTGGAAACCCTCAGGCTTTCAGTATATTTGGGATACCACCTTGAAACCCACATATTTTCTCCTTaggagggtttgccatacaccatctTTTGTCAGTAATTTAAACAACCATTTGCCGAGGAGGACCTTgttcttaacctcaaggtcatcAATGCCCAACCCACCTTGGTCTTTGGGAtgacaaaccacactccatttagttAGTCGATATTTCTTTCTCTtgctatctccttgccaaaagaatcttgatTGAAAGTAATCCAATCTATGTAAATCTCCTTTTGACAACTGGAAAAAAGAAATCATATATAGTATGATATAACTTAGTACTAAATTTATGAGGACCAATCGACCAACCTGTGAATATATGAAATGGGATGGTATGGCAGGATGAGGCATGCCATCCGATATCTCACGATGAACAACCTTAAACTTGAGACGCAAATACTAAGCATGGTTGTTCGTTTTAAAAACAAGgcgttgaaataaaaaaaatgctAGAAAATGTATTATTTCAGTAAACAAATTTTTTATGTTTCTTTTTTATGAAACGAAAGAAATTTTTATGTCGCATTGATgtcgaaaaaagaaagacgtgacaATAACTAAACAAACACCCTTtctttatttttaaaaaaatgtataccaccccatacatcagaaaatgCAAGATCATAGTACCAGATGTTGTCTGCGCTCAATATCTCGACAAAAATGCACATTATATAAACCTAAAAATTCATTTAAAAAACAAGGATATGAACCTGCGATGATTCCTTCTTCCTGACTTGTCATGACATCTGTAAAGGCATAAGTggtgaaaaaagaaaaagagaacggAACAAACAACACTGTTGATGAGACACGTAAAGCGTGTTATCACAGGCCCGACATCAATTGACAATGTTTTTGCGAAAGAGAAACATGCATTGAGGAAGAGATTTAGTGACTACATAATTAATGCAAAATTCAAATTTGTTATGATTTTCCATATTTCTTTGGGAAATTTTCAAGTTTCGAAAATTTTAAGGATTTAGAAATTTCTTCGAGAACATTCAAGAAAAATGTCCGAGATTTTCAATTTTTGTTGGAGATTTCAGAATTTGTTCAGGACTTTTAAAAATGTTtagaaatttcaaattttgttttaaAATTTCAAAACATATTCGCAGTGTGAAAACAGGATTCGCGTTTTAATTAGAAAAACCGacttaaaaaactaaaaaaatagagCCGCTATGTTCCTTTTCTTGAGAAGAAATCTAATCCCTATGGTGTTGTCGCTACAGTTCTCTGTTGATAGGCCAGCCCACTCGGTGCCCGACTACTTTGACGCATGGAGCGTCAAATAGGGAGTCCCACGGTTAATGACCAAACGAGCACCCCTGTTCGCTGGTATTTCTCTGACCGCATTTCCCGTCGGTTTGGGAAGGTCAGGTTTTCCTTATTTAGCTCGTTTGTCGGTTTTAATTTACTTTTTTAGAGTTTTctatgttttttttacttttcccaTTTCCTTTTTTGGCGTTTCACTTCCcttttttattttcccttttttatttattatttttgaaATTCTTGATTCTTACACAATTAGTTTTTTTCAACTTCGTAAAATTTGGTAAAATTCGTGAATATTTTGAAATGCACCAACTTCATTAAAATTCAAGAGAATACTTTTAACTAATTAATTTTCTAAattcttattttttttcaaaaaactcaTGAGTAGTTTATTGGTTTCATTGACATTTATTCaaatcttgaacttctttggatttTCCATGCATTGTTTGAATTTATGACATTTATTAAattttgcaaacattttttaaatttgtgaacagttTTTCAATTTTTAGATCATTTTCCAAAGTTGTTTACAATTTTTAGATTTCACGCATTTTTtaatttatgatttttttcctaATTTGTGTCCATTTTTTAGAAAAGAATAAGAAACACAAATGAAATAAGAAAAACAGGGCCCTCGCTCCTCGCATTGGGTTTAGGGTCTAGGGTCGCTTTCGACTGATGTGTCGTTCATGGCATTTGATCCCATCTCCGGCCAAGCTACATGTGGTTGTGCTTTTGGCGGGATTCTTGTTGTTCTGTTTCCACAGGGTCCACCCCTTCACGGAGCACAACCACTTCATTGGCTCCACCGATGGCTTCCTTGCTATTGATACCACCAATCATCGAAAAGGTCACACCTACAAGCTGATTACCCCTAGCTCAATGATGATGGTGGAACTCGAGGAGCTTGATACAATGTTATTTCTGAGATGTTTGAAATCCACCAGGTACTGATGCAGCCGGGCCTTGATGTCGATTGTCCCGTAGCTAGGACCAACGAAATTATTGTATTATCCCTTCACAGTCGTTGGAGATGGCTCCTCCCACATCTCCTCCTCCACCCACCTCCAACCACGCCAATAGCTCCCTCTAATCTACGACAATGGAGGGCCTTCTTCACTGGGATTTCTCCCCCAGTCTTGCACTCGAGGCTCGGGTGCGTGCAAAATTCGGATCCATGGTATACTCCCCTTGATTCTCCCAAGGAGTTCTTCTTCGTGGTTACTTTCTCTTCGGTCTCATTCCCTTTCTCTGAATAATTGGTGGGGGTTGCACTTCTGCAGTGGATGTTTACCATCTGGTTTACGTGTCAAGCATCTTACTGGTTCCCTGCAAAAAAAAGAACAATTCTTGAGCCTTTTCCAATCTTGGAGCCTCTCAAGAACAATTCTATTGGGTAATGCCATTGATTGGTACTTTCGTCCCATCTCCGATGGCCCAAGTCGATGGAGCGCAATTTCTTGGAGGCAGGGTAGTGAGCCCTGAATTTGATATATATCTTTAATGCTCTTTAAAGGTTTCGATTGTTTTAAAAAAATACCTATGTATACTCTCTATTTGTATGCAAAGTTTAATCAAATAATATGATAATTTGTAGGCTAATAGAAATGATTATGTACATGGTTCATATATTTGTACATGTTTTGTTATCATTTTTAGGTGTAGAAATAATATTTTCATTAAACATAAAATGCTACTTGAGACTCAGCCTGGTCTCCAAAGTCCAAACCCGCTTTTGGCGAGTGCACTGAGCTATCAAAAGTATATTTTGGGCAGGGGATAGTGTGAGTAATACTGTATTACCTCTGTAACTAAATATAATACGTTTTACAGTTCAAAACACAGCAAAAACATTTTTTTAAGTTGACACAAATTTTAGTCATTAAGAACATCTACAACCGGGCGCCCTATATCCATCTCATACTCCCGAGCAGGCCATCCAGTCACTGACCGGTCACAAAATACCAACCAAACCAGAGCTCTTAAAAGGGCCTCAAACGCTCGGGCTGACCAGCACCCCTCATATCCGTCCCAAATGTAGGGCGGATATGAGGCGGTCCGGGCACCCGGGCACGCCCGCCACATCAGCCCGGCCCACCATTGTCCCACCCCGACCCAACAAAACCCCGGTCCAGCAGAAACCCTAGCTCACTCCACTCCGCTCTCATCCCCTCCCCTTTCCGACGGTCCCATTTCCCCATTCTGTCAAATTCATAGCGTCGGCGACCATGTCCAGCACCGACAGCCACTTCGACGGCAGCTCCAAAGAAGAGGAGGAGCTGGTGCTCTGCATAGCGCTCGAGTGCTCGCGGGTCGATACGGGCGGCGGCGGCTTACCCGGGCACGCCCGCCACATCAGCCCGGCCAACCATTGTCCCACCCCGACCCCACAAAACCCCCGTACAACAGAAACCCTAGCTCACTCCGCTCTCATCTCCTCCCCTTTCCGACGGTCCCATTTCCCCATTCTGCCAAATTCATAGCGCCGGCGACCATGTCCAGTACCAACAGCCACTTCGACGGCAGCTCGAGAGAAAAGGAGGAGCTGGTGCTCTACATCGCCCTCGAGTGCTCGCGGGTCGATACGGGCGGCGACGGCTTCGGCTTCGGTGCGACACCCCCTGTCGCCCCTCGTGCCATCGCCGACCCTTCCAGCCGATCAGTGAGGCCTGCCAAATCTGCTCCTCCCGCCCGACGGCCTCCTCCACCTCCAGCCGATGCCCCGCGCGGGCTGTGCTAGGTTCTAGTGCCCCCTTAGCCAATGTCGCGGATGCGGACTCCAGAGTTGGAGGCACGAGCTGCCCGCCGCGAGAGGCAGAGGGCTAGGGAGATGGCGGGCGGGTCCGACGAGTCTGCACAGTCCGCCCGCCGCCATCGGGTGCTCGATGAGGAGGAACGTCTCTTCGAGTGGACGTGCCGCCGGTCACTGACTGAGGCGGAGACGAAGGCCCGGCGGCTCGGAGGCTCAACGCCAAGCAGCTCCGGCTCGGGAGGCGGCAGAGGCAGCGAGGGTGGCCAAACTCAAGTGTCAGCAAGATCGACTCGTCcggtgcttgcaaggcttcatcctCGTCTCCGATTCCTCCTCCTCCGACGGGTTTGACGGCTCCGACGTGGACCCACCTCCTGCTGCAGACTCCTACAACTACGCCGGCGACCGGAAGGGCAAAGGGCCGGCGAGGAAGTGGTGGAAATCCGTCTTTATTTCAAGTTTTTAGTTGTAGTTTGAACTTGTCTACCGTATTATGTGTTTTATGTTGATCTTTGCTATCTTTTGATGATTCGGCTATGATCTTTTGATGAACCGATTGTGCATTTGTCTGTCCGCTCATGATGTACGTACTTCTTATCAATGTTGCATGGTTTAGTATGAAAATAGGGGATGAAATACGAGATACATGGGTGTGGAGACGCGGATATAAGGAGTGCCCGGTCAGTGCCCTCGGCGTTTGAGGAGCCGAATTTGTTGagtccggctatagatgctctaaccGGCACACTTGTTTTTTTATTAATTGCAAGCAAAGTACTCGATGCTTTTAGGTTTCATCTGGCATTCCAGTAGGCATGCATGAGCGGATGACGCTTGAATAAATTTTTAGTGACTAGGCAATGCTAAGCTAGCTGAACATTCAACATTCTCCGTGGATGGATAGCAATAGCCTAGCATGACATGGCATCTGTTGTGCGCTTCTGTCTTGTGAGTTTTGCTAGGCAACACAACACAGGATGATCTATTCTGACGGATGAAATTAGCCACAGTCGCATCTCCACGTACGAATTTATGTTGACGAGTTTTATTAGCTAGTAAACCATACACATATGTACATTTACAGCTTTATCCGAATTTTTGAAGCCTAGAAATACTAATAGTTTCTGTAAAAGAAAGGCTACCTGAACCCGGTATCCGTACCCAATTTTGGCAAGTCGACTGAGCTATCAAAAGTATATTACGTATGAGCAGGGCGGAATGTGGATAGAATTGCTTATAGAGTACGTAGTACTTATTCTTTTGGAAAGATGTCACAAATGTTATTGAATTCACGCATAGTCGTATTAGAAATCACAATCACAAGCTAGGTGGAAAATCATAGTCTAGGCAGGTGTGGATGCATGACGCCTAAATAAATTTTTCATTTAGTGACTACTAGGCTATACGTATTATGCTACTCTAGCTGAACATTCAACATTAATTTGGGTCATTCTCCGTGGATAGCTAGCAATAGCCTAGCATGACATGATCTATTCTGACGGATGAAATCTCCACGACCACGCATGAAGATGATTCATTCATCTTGGGAGCCTACTTCCTGCCGGCGGCCCTtgtcttggaggaggaggaggaggaggaggaggagtaggctGCGTCGGGCTTGAGGAAGAGCTCCTCGAACTGCTTGTGCAGATCGTCCGAGCTCTCGCCGTCGCCGTCTTCctgctgcatgcatgcatggtatTAGTATTGGTATATATGGTGCTGAATAGctcataagtactccctccgttccgaattatttgtcttggatttgtctagatacggaggtatctgacactaaaataagtctagatacattcgtatctagaaAAATACaaaacaagtaattcggaacggaggaagtAAGTAATAAGTGCTCAAACCTTCATGATATCTACTGGTATAACtataagcagcagcagcagcagcagcagcgtgactTGACTCTCACTTACGTGTGGGGGTGTGTGGTTCATGGCCTCCAGGATGTCTCCCAGTATGTCTCCTGCACCCTAATAAGTAAAATTAAAGCACCAACAAGAGGTGAACCAACCAACAATAATAAAGAAAGCAACATACATGCATAGATACATACCTCATTTGTCTGTCGCAGCTAGCCGGAGCCTCCACGCCGCCGGAGCCGCATTTGTCCGGGTGCCATTTCTGCAAAACGTACATCCCATTTACTTAACCAGCGGTACGTGAAACAGAGGAGCCAAGAAACAGAGGAAGGAATCATCTAATAACAATTTAACACAAGAgaagaagacgacgaagaagagagCTTAGAAGAGCAGAGGAGGGACGGACCATGGAGAGCTTCCTGTAGGCGCTGCGCAGCTCTGCGTCGGAGCAGTCGCTGGAGACGCCGAGCACGGCGTACAGGCCATCCTTGCCTCCGCAGCCGGCCATTGCAACCAACAACGACCTTACCTTGGATGCTCAGTCGCTTCCCTTcttgtgtgggtgtgggtgtgggtgtctctctctctctcttgtctgTCGCAGCTAGCGCATGGCCGCCTACTTATAGGCTGGACAGGAGGCAGGTCGCCGACGGCGGGGGCCGGGGGGGTGTATGTCTATG
The Triticum dicoccoides isolate Atlit2015 ecotype Zavitan chromosome 3A, WEW_v2.0, whole genome shotgun sequence genome window above contains:
- the LOC119273376 gene encoding uncharacterized protein LOC119273376 isoform X1 — translated: MAGCGGKDGLYAVLGVSSDCSDAELRSAYRKLSMKWHPDKCGSGGVEAPASCDRQMRRHTGRHPGGHEPHTPTPGRRRRRELGRSAQAVRGALPQARRSLLLLLLLLLLQDKGRRQEVGSQDE
- the LOC119273376 gene encoding dnaJ homolog subfamily B member 1-like isoform X2, giving the protein MAGCGGKDGLYAVLGVSSDCSDAELRSAYRKLSMKWHPDKCGSGGVEAPASCDRQMRRHTGRHPGGHEPHTPTRRRRRRELGRSAQAVRGALPQARRSLLLLLLLLLLQDKGRRQEVGSQDE